The following proteins are encoded in a genomic region of Comamonas resistens:
- a CDS encoding MetQ/NlpA family ABC transporter substrate-binding protein produces MLKKALSAIAIATLALSAQAEVLKVGATAVPHAEILNHIKPALKAQGIDLEVKEFSDYVQPNAAVEDKQLDANFFQHQPYLDSYNKDRKTSLVAVPNGKVHVEPFGAYSSKIKNIKDLKDGATIAIPNDPSNGGRALILLAKQGLIELKDPKSLTPTALDVVKNPKKLKFKELEAPLLPRALADVDLALINTNYAIEAKLNPSKDALFIEGSDSPYTNIVVARKDRANGSDITKLMNALHTPDVKKFIQEKYKGAIVPAF; encoded by the coding sequence ATGCTGAAGAAAGCTCTCTCTGCTATCGCGATTGCCACTCTGGCCCTGTCGGCTCAGGCTGAAGTGCTCAAGGTGGGCGCGACTGCCGTGCCCCATGCCGAGATCCTCAACCACATCAAGCCCGCGCTGAAGGCCCAGGGCATCGATCTGGAAGTCAAGGAGTTCAGCGACTACGTGCAACCCAATGCTGCCGTGGAAGACAAGCAGCTGGATGCCAACTTCTTCCAGCACCAGCCTTATCTGGACAGCTACAACAAGGATCGCAAGACCTCGCTGGTGGCCGTGCCCAACGGCAAGGTGCATGTGGAGCCCTTCGGCGCCTACTCCAGCAAGATCAAGAACATCAAGGACCTGAAGGACGGCGCCACCATTGCCATCCCCAACGATCCCTCCAACGGAGGCCGCGCCCTGATTCTGCTGGCCAAGCAAGGCCTGATCGAGCTCAAGGACCCCAAGAGCCTGACCCCCACGGCCCTGGACGTGGTCAAGAACCCCAAGAAGCTGAAGTTCAAGGAACTGGAAGCTCCTCTGCTTCCACGTGCACTGGCGGATGTGGATCTGGCCCTGATCAACACCAACTACGCCATCGAAGCCAAGCTCAACCCCAGCAAGGATGCGCTGTTCATCGAAGGCTCTGACTCGCCCTATACCAATATCGTCGTGGCCCGCAAGGACCGCGCCAATGGCTCCGACATCACCAAGCTGATGAACGCCCTGCACACCCCCGATGTGAAGAAGTTCATCCAGGAAAAGTACAAGGGCGCCATCGTCCCCGCGTTCTAA
- a CDS encoding DUF3820 family protein, with the protein MNPEMLERLVRVQMPYGKYKGRLIADLPGNYLNWFAREGFPKGEIGQLLALMQELDHNGLAGLLEPLRKAAGLPPAPKG; encoded by the coding sequence ATGAATCCCGAAATGCTCGAGCGACTGGTTCGCGTGCAAATGCCTTATGGCAAATACAAAGGCCGTTTGATTGCCGATCTGCCCGGCAACTATCTGAACTGGTTTGCGCGCGAAGGTTTTCCCAAAGGGGAGATCGGCCAGTTGCTGGCATTGATGCAGGAGCTTGATCACAACGGCCTTGCCGGGCTGCTGGAGCCTTTGCGCAAGGCCGCGGGTCTGCCGCCAGCGCCCAAGGGCTGA
- a CDS encoding amidohydrolase, which produces MQAFATHSSLGFKKLVLASAMTAALASGGLAVHAQTVPATVTPAALAATASPQAQALHAQIDERAKAIEQKLIAWRRDIHEHPELGNLETRTSALVAEHLRKLGMEVKTGVAVTGVVGLLKGGKPGPVVALRADMDALPVKEQVELPFASKAKGMYLGKEVDVMHACGHDTHTAMLMATAEVLAGMKEQLPGSVKFIFQPAEESPATFEPDGEKIWGAKQMVKEGVMANPKVDAVFGLHVSSAYPAGWIAWRPGPAMSAVDQFWIDVSGKQTHGARPWSGVDPIVASAQIVTGIQSIISRQSNIALEPAVVTVGAINGGNRMNIIPDKVSMLGTIRTYDEGMKKDIHKRLATTAEHIAESSGAKAKVKVVELYNAVVNPPDLVAKMGPTLERVAGPGNFGVQPKSSASEDFSFYQQQAPGMFFYLGVTPKDKDPNTAPNNHSPLFYADESALIYGVRALSNMAVDYMLASGS; this is translated from the coding sequence ATGCAGGCATTTGCCACCCATTCCAGCCTGGGCTTCAAAAAGCTGGTGCTTGCCAGCGCAATGACAGCAGCGCTTGCAAGCGGAGGTCTGGCAGTGCATGCCCAAACCGTGCCTGCAACTGTGACTCCCGCCGCGTTGGCAGCCACCGCCTCGCCACAGGCCCAGGCCCTGCATGCGCAGATCGACGAGAGAGCCAAGGCTATTGAGCAAAAGCTCATCGCCTGGCGCCGCGACATCCACGAACACCCCGAGCTGGGCAATCTGGAAACGCGCACCTCCGCCCTGGTGGCAGAGCATCTGCGCAAACTGGGCATGGAGGTGAAGACCGGCGTGGCCGTGACCGGTGTCGTCGGCCTGCTCAAGGGTGGCAAACCCGGTCCGGTGGTGGCGCTGCGCGCCGACATGGACGCTCTGCCGGTCAAGGAGCAGGTGGAGCTGCCCTTCGCCTCCAAGGCCAAGGGCATGTACCTGGGCAAGGAAGTGGACGTGATGCATGCCTGCGGCCACGACACCCACACCGCCATGCTGATGGCCACGGCCGAGGTTCTGGCCGGCATGAAGGAGCAACTGCCCGGCAGCGTGAAGTTCATCTTCCAGCCGGCCGAGGAGTCGCCCGCCACCTTCGAGCCCGATGGCGAGAAGATCTGGGGCGCCAAGCAGATGGTCAAGGAAGGCGTGATGGCCAACCCCAAGGTCGATGCCGTCTTCGGCCTGCATGTGTCCAGCGCCTACCCGGCGGGCTGGATCGCCTGGCGCCCGGGCCCGGCCATGTCGGCCGTGGACCAGTTCTGGATCGACGTGAGCGGCAAGCAGACGCATGGCGCGCGGCCCTGGTCGGGCGTCGACCCCATCGTGGCCAGTGCGCAGATCGTCACCGGCATCCAGAGCATCATCAGCCGCCAGTCCAACATCGCGCTGGAGCCCGCGGTGGTGACAGTGGGCGCCATCAACGGCGGCAACCGCATGAACATCATCCCCGACAAGGTCTCGATGCTCGGCACCATCCGCACCTATGACGAGGGCATGAAGAAGGACATCCACAAGCGCCTGGCGACCACGGCCGAGCACATCGCCGAAAGCTCGGGCGCCAAGGCCAAGGTCAAGGTGGTCGAGCTCTACAACGCGGTGGTCAACCCGCCCGACCTGGTCGCGAAGATGGGCCCAACGCTGGAACGTGTGGCCGGCCCCGGCAATTTCGGCGTGCAGCCCAAGTCCTCGGCCTCCGAAGACTTTTCGTTCTACCAGCAGCAAGCGCCCGGCATGTTCTTCTACCTGGGCGTGACGCCCAAGGACAAGGACCCGAACACCGCACCCAACAACCACTCGCCGCTGTTCTATGCCGACGAGTCGGCGCTGATCTATGGCGTGCGCGCGCTGTCGAACATGGCGGTGGACTATATGCTGGCTTCAGGCTCCTGA
- a CDS encoding ABC transporter substrate-binding protein, producing MTTMIGKTPVKTSYRAAASVIAIAIASLTVPSLAQAKRMGSSKSVRPASIGSKAPAQPAPVAPAAAAPKAATPAATPAAAAAPAAAPATAAPAARGSGMMGTMAGAAVGAVAGTMAGNAIAGSMSGDKEAEAKKAKEEEAKKAEAEAAELQKKLDQAKAKAEAARAAAK from the coding sequence ATGACAACCATGATTGGAAAAACACCTGTGAAGACTTCGTACCGTGCTGCCGCTTCCGTGATCGCCATCGCCATTGCATCGCTAACCGTGCCTTCGCTGGCACAGGCCAAGCGCATGGGCAGCAGCAAGTCCGTGCGTCCTGCCAGCATCGGCAGCAAGGCTCCTGCACAGCCCGCGCCCGTAGCTCCTGCTGCCGCGGCTCCCAAGGCCGCAACTCCTGCTGCCACTCCCGCCGCCGCTGCAGCGCCTGCAGCAGCACCCGCTACCGCAGCGCCTGCCGCTCGTGGCTCCGGCATGATGGGCACCATGGCCGGTGCAGCCGTCGGCGCCGTGGCTGGCACCATGGCCGGCAACGCCATTGCCGGTTCCATGAGTGGCGACAAGGAAGCCGAAGCCAAGAAGGCCAAGGAAGAAGAGGCCAAAAAGGCTGAAGCCGAAGCCGCTGAACTACAAAAGAAGCTGGACCAAGCCAAGGCTAAGGCCGAAGCTGCCCGCGCTGCAGCCAAGTAA
- a CDS encoding NADPH-dependent FMN reductase codes for MSKLKIGMVVGSNSKQSINRKLAEGLARLIQDQADVTFIDIGHLPLYNRDFDGTPEFKPFDELKAQVRNCDGLLFITPEHNRSIPAPLKNALDGLSRPYGQAAWNGIPAAVIGTSPGGPATSMAQQHLRNVFVFLDMPTMQQPEGFVRWSDDLIDAQGNIGPASHDFLNKYMSHFLAWVRKHPKQ; via the coding sequence ATGAGCAAACTGAAAATCGGCATGGTCGTGGGCAGCAACAGCAAGCAATCCATCAACCGCAAGCTCGCTGAAGGGCTGGCCAGGTTGATACAGGATCAGGCCGATGTGACATTCATCGATATTGGTCATCTGCCGCTGTACAACCGCGACTTTGACGGTACGCCTGAATTCAAGCCCTTTGACGAGCTCAAGGCCCAGGTGCGCAACTGTGACGGTCTGCTCTTCATCACGCCAGAGCACAACCGCTCCATTCCCGCGCCCCTGAAAAATGCACTCGACGGGCTGAGCCGCCCCTATGGCCAAGCCGCCTGGAACGGCATTCCCGCAGCGGTGATCGGCACCTCTCCCGGCGGCCCCGCTACCTCCATGGCCCAGCAGCATCTGCGCAATGTCTTCGTATTCCTGGACATGCCCACCATGCAGCAACCCGAGGGCTTTGTGCGCTGGAGTGATGATCTGATCGACGCACAAGGAAATATCGGCCCGGCCAGCCATGATTTTTTGAACAAGTACATGAGCCATTTCCTCGCCTGGGTGCGCAAACACCCCAAGCAGTGA
- the serB gene encoding phosphoserine phosphatase SerB — protein sequence MTDATEFAPGLMIRRINAPQKLADYKLIAFDMDSTLITIECIDEIADATGKKEEVAAITEATMRGEITDFKDSLRQRVGKLVGVTEADMARVLAERLKLSPGAETLVKACQAAGLKVLLVSGGFTYFAEHVRGLLGIDFVRANVLEIKDGVLTGGLVEQAWGDICDGAEKRRTLLEVASLIGISPEQCIAVGDGSNDIPMMQAAGLSVAYHAKPRVRNEAKVAINEGGLDRLLEILQ from the coding sequence ATGACTGACGCCACAGAATTCGCTCCCGGCCTGATGATCCGCCGCATTAACGCCCCTCAGAAGCTGGCTGACTACAAGCTCATCGCCTTCGACATGGACTCGACGCTGATCACCATCGAGTGCATCGATGAGATCGCCGACGCCACGGGCAAGAAGGAGGAAGTTGCCGCCATCACCGAAGCCACCATGCGCGGTGAAATCACCGACTTCAAGGACAGCCTGCGCCAGCGCGTGGGCAAGCTGGTCGGAGTCACCGAGGCGGACATGGCCCGCGTGCTGGCCGAACGCCTGAAGCTCTCGCCGGGCGCGGAAACCTTGGTCAAAGCCTGCCAGGCCGCAGGCCTGAAGGTGCTGCTGGTCTCTGGTGGATTCACCTACTTTGCCGAACATGTGCGCGGCCTCTTGGGTATCGACTTCGTGCGCGCCAATGTGCTGGAAATCAAGGACGGCGTGCTCACCGGCGGCCTGGTCGAGCAGGCCTGGGGCGACATCTGCGACGGCGCTGAAAAGCGTCGCACGCTGCTGGAAGTGGCTTCGCTGATCGGCATCTCACCCGAGCAGTGCATTGCCGTGGGTGACGGCAGCAACGACATCCCCATGATGCAGGCTGCCGGCCTGTCCGTCGCCTATCACGCCAAGCCCCGCGTACGCAACGAAGCCAAGGTGGCCATCAACGAAGGCGGCCTGGACCGCCTGCTGGAAATCCTGCAGTAA
- the mfd gene encoding transcription-repair coupling factor, with amino-acid sequence MQLPKLTPGKRFHLPRPVGSADALLLARLGEREKHDGRVTAIVTADAADAHRLMEEMAFFAPELRCALFPDWETLPYDSFSPHQDLISERLATLWRINQRDKQHGADVVIVPATTALYRLAPPSFLAGYTFEFKQGQKLDEAKLKAQLTLAGYQHVSQVVSHGEYAVRGGLIDLFPMGSLQPYRVDLFDDEIDSIRTFDPDTQRSLYPVPEVRLLPGREFPMDEEARAKFRSRWRELLEGDPTRSRIYKDMGAGIATAGIEYYLPLFFDETATVFDYLGDEATVVLHGDLEPAFQRFWQDTKDRYRLVQGDPDHPALPPETLFLSADQFYTRSKEHAQLALRPGTEDVADSAIFQKLEDLSVLRGADDPLAKLQKHIASSASRVLLLAESDGRRESLLDFFRASGVNPPVFDSLAEFQADLTEKVGIATSSLMTGFAWVEEGLDFVTETELFASSPTGRRRRRQEQVSDVEALIKDLSELKVGDPIVHADHGIGRYRGLINMDMGQKNPDGTPALQEFLHLEYAADAVLYVPVSQLHLISRYTGVSPDDAPLHKLGGTQWEKAKRKAAEQVRDSAAELLNIYARRAARQGHAFRFPTADYEQFVADFGFEETADQRAAIHAVVQDMISPQPMDRLVCGDVGFGKTEVALRAAFVAAMGGKQVAFLAPTTLLAEQHYQTLVDRFSKWPIKVAEVSRFRSGKEITAAIKGISDGTVDIVVGTHKLLSESTQFKNLGLLIIDEEHRFGVRHKEAMKAMRAEVDVLTLTATPIPRTMGMALEGLRDLSVIATAPQRRLAIKTFVRNEGTGVIREAVLRELKRGGQIYFLHNEVETIENRKQKLEEILPEARIAVAHGQMPERELERVMRDFVAQRYNILLCSTIIETGIDVPSANTILISRADKFGLAQLHQLRGRVGRSHHQAYAYLMVPDLDGLTKQAQQRLEAIQQMEELGSGFYLAMHDLEIRGAGEVLGENQSGNMMEVGFQLYNEMLSEAVRSLKAGKEPDLLSPLSASTDINLHAPALLPNDYCGDVHLRLSFYKKLATAKTADQIDTLLEEIVDRFGKLPPQAQTLIDVHRLRVLSQPYGVVKVDAAPGVINISFKPQPPIDPMNIIHLIQKNKHIKLAGNEKLRIEKELENPKDRAQMVRDVLRSLGQPLKAEAAAHA; translated from the coding sequence ATGCAACTGCCCAAGCTCACCCCCGGTAAACGCTTTCACCTGCCCCGCCCCGTTGGCAGCGCCGACGCGCTGCTGCTGGCCAGGCTGGGCGAGCGTGAAAAGCACGACGGCCGGGTCACGGCCATCGTCACGGCCGATGCCGCCGATGCCCACCGCCTCATGGAGGAGATGGCTTTCTTCGCCCCCGAGCTGCGCTGCGCATTGTTTCCCGACTGGGAAACCCTGCCCTACGACAGCTTCTCGCCGCACCAGGATCTGATCAGCGAGCGCCTGGCCACGCTGTGGCGCATCAACCAGCGCGACAAGCAGCATGGCGCCGATGTGGTCATCGTGCCCGCCACCACAGCCCTCTATCGCCTGGCCCCGCCCTCGTTTCTGGCCGGCTATACCTTTGAATTCAAGCAGGGCCAGAAGCTGGACGAGGCCAAGCTCAAGGCCCAGCTCACGCTGGCGGGCTACCAGCATGTGTCTCAGGTGGTCAGCCATGGCGAATATGCGGTGCGCGGCGGCCTGATCGATCTGTTTCCCATGGGCTCGCTCCAGCCCTACCGCGTGGACCTGTTCGACGACGAGATCGACTCCATCCGCACCTTCGACCCCGACACGCAGCGCAGCCTCTACCCCGTGCCCGAGGTGCGACTGCTACCGGGCCGCGAATTTCCGATGGACGAGGAGGCACGCGCCAAGTTCCGCAGCCGCTGGCGCGAGCTGCTTGAGGGCGACCCCACGCGCAGCCGCATCTATAAGGACATGGGGGCCGGCATTGCCACGGCCGGCATCGAGTATTACCTACCGCTGTTCTTTGACGAAACGGCCACGGTCTTTGACTATCTGGGCGATGAGGCCACCGTGGTGCTGCACGGCGATCTGGAGCCGGCCTTCCAGCGTTTCTGGCAGGACACCAAGGACCGCTACCGCCTGGTGCAAGGCGACCCCGACCACCCGGCGCTGCCGCCCGAGACGCTGTTTCTCAGCGCCGACCAGTTCTATACCCGCAGCAAGGAGCATGCCCAGCTGGCCTTGCGCCCAGGCACCGAAGATGTGGCCGACAGCGCCATCTTCCAGAAGCTCGAAGACCTTTCCGTGCTGCGTGGCGCCGATGACCCGCTGGCCAAGCTGCAAAAACATATAGCATCCAGCGCAAGCCGGGTCTTGCTTCTGGCCGAATCCGATGGCAGGCGCGAGAGCCTGCTCGACTTTTTCCGTGCCTCGGGTGTCAACCCGCCCGTGTTCGATTCGCTGGCCGAATTCCAGGCCGATCTCACGGAAAAGGTCGGCATTGCCACTTCCAGCCTGATGACGGGCTTTGCCTGGGTCGAGGAAGGCCTGGACTTCGTCACCGAAACCGAGCTGTTCGCCAGCAGCCCCACAGGCCGCCGTCGCCGCCGCCAGGAGCAGGTCAGCGATGTGGAGGCCCTGATCAAGGACCTGTCCGAGCTCAAGGTGGGAGACCCCATCGTTCATGCCGACCACGGCATAGGCCGCTATCGCGGGCTGATCAATATGGACATGGGCCAGAAGAACCCGGACGGCACGCCCGCGCTGCAGGAGTTTCTGCATCTGGAATATGCGGCCGATGCCGTGCTCTATGTGCCCGTCAGCCAGTTGCACCTGATCAGCCGCTACACCGGCGTCTCGCCCGACGATGCGCCGCTGCACAAGCTGGGCGGCACGCAATGGGAAAAAGCCAAGCGCAAGGCCGCCGAACAGGTGCGCGACTCGGCCGCCGAGCTGCTCAATATCTATGCTCGCCGCGCCGCGCGCCAGGGCCATGCCTTCCGCTTCCCCACGGCCGACTACGAGCAGTTTGTGGCCGACTTCGGCTTCGAGGAAACGGCCGACCAGCGCGCCGCCATCCACGCCGTGGTGCAGGACATGATCAGCCCCCAGCCCATGGACCGCCTGGTCTGTGGCGATGTGGGCTTCGGCAAGACCGAGGTCGCGCTGCGTGCAGCCTTTGTGGCAGCCATGGGCGGCAAGCAAGTCGCCTTCCTCGCCCCCACCACGCTGCTGGCCGAGCAGCATTACCAGACCCTGGTGGACCGCTTCTCCAAATGGCCGATCAAGGTGGCCGAGGTGTCGCGCTTCCGCTCGGGCAAGGAGATCACGGCAGCCATCAAGGGCATCTCGGACGGTACGGTGGATATCGTGGTCGGCACGCACAAGCTGCTATCTGAATCCACGCAGTTCAAGAACCTAGGCCTGCTCATCATCGACGAGGAACACCGCTTTGGCGTGCGCCACAAGGAGGCCATGAAGGCCATGCGTGCCGAGGTCGATGTGCTGACACTGACGGCCACCCCGATTCCGCGCACCATGGGCATGGCGCTGGAGGGGCTGCGCGATCTGTCGGTGATCGCCACGGCGCCGCAGCGGCGTCTGGCCATCAAGACCTTTGTGCGCAACGAGGGCACGGGCGTGATTCGCGAAGCCGTGCTGCGCGAGCTCAAGCGGGGCGGACAGATCTACTTCCTGCACAACGAGGTCGAGACCATAGAGAACCGCAAGCAGAAGCTGGAGGAAATCCTGCCAGAGGCCCGCATCGCCGTGGCCCACGGCCAGATGCCCGAGCGCGAGCTGGAGCGTGTGATGCGCGATTTCGTGGCCCAGCGCTACAACATCTTGCTGTGCTCGACCATCATCGAGACCGGCATCGACGTTCCCTCTGCCAACACCATTCTCATCAGCCGCGCCGACAAGTTCGGTCTGGCGCAGCTGCACCAGCTGCGCGGCCGCGTGGGACGCAGCCACCATCAGGCCTATGCCTATCTGATGGTGCCGGACCTGGACGGCCTGACCAAGCAGGCCCAGCAGCGGCTGGAGGCCATCCAGCAGATGGAGGAGCTGGGCTCGGGCTTCTATCTGGCCATGCATGACCTGGAAATCCGTGGCGCCGGCGAGGTGCTGGGCGAAAACCAGAGCGGCAATATGATGGAAGTGGGCTTTCAGCTCTATAACGAGATGCTGTCCGAAGCCGTGCGCAGCCTCAAGGCCGGCAAGGAGCCCGATCTGCTCTCGCCGCTGTCGGCCTCCACCGATATCAATCTGCACGCCCCGGCCCTGCTGCCCAACGACTACTGCGGCGACGTGCATCTGCGCCTGTCGTTCTACAAGAAGCTGGCCACGGCCAAGACAGCCGATCAGATCGATACCCTGCTCGAGGAGATCGTGGACCGTTTCGGCAAGCTGCCCCCCCAGGCCCAGACCCTGATCGACGTGCATCGCCTGCGCGTGCTGAGCCAGCCCTATGGCGTGGTCAAGGTCGATGCCGCCCCCGGCGTGATCAATATCAGCTTCAAGCCCCAGCCGCCGATCGATCCCATGAACATCATTCACCTGATCCAGAAGAACAAGCACATCAAGCTGGCGGGCAATGAGAAGCTGCGCATCGAAAAAGAGCTGGAGAACCCCAAGGACCGTGCCCAGATGGTGCGCGATGTGCTGCGCAGCCTGGGCCAGCCACTCAAGGCCGAGGCTGCGGCCCATGCTTGA
- the ispD gene encoding 2-C-methyl-D-erythritol 4-phosphate cytidylyltransferase yields MTDDKANAAAASSPASAPRCWGLIPCAGVGLRAIAADSPAPELPKQYQNVAGQPMVMHTLAAMLAVERMHRVLLVVSAADGFWQERATDARLSIAACGGATRAETVSNGLQELMRMGASAEDWVLVHDAARCLVASEQVNALIDACLPDAVGGLLALKLPDTLKQQAAGAGPARVAQTVERSDKWLAQTPQMFRIAALQAALQAAGAAVTDEASAMELAGHSPRLVPGGAQNFKVTYPDDFALAEAVLLQRKACG; encoded by the coding sequence ATGACGGACGACAAGGCAAACGCTGCGGCGGCTTCATCGCCAGCATCTGCGCCCCGCTGCTGGGGGCTGATTCCCTGCGCGGGCGTCGGTCTGCGCGCCATTGCCGCAGACTCTCCTGCCCCCGAGTTGCCCAAGCAATACCAGAACGTTGCGGGGCAGCCCATGGTCATGCACACGCTGGCCGCCATGTTGGCCGTGGAGCGCATGCACCGTGTGCTGCTGGTGGTCTCTGCTGCCGATGGCTTCTGGCAGGAGCGCGCCACGGACGCCCGGCTCAGCATTGCTGCCTGTGGAGGAGCCACCCGTGCTGAGACCGTGAGCAACGGCCTGCAGGAGTTGATGCGCATGGGAGCCAGCGCCGAGGACTGGGTGCTGGTGCATGACGCGGCGCGCTGTCTGGTCGCATCGGAGCAGGTCAATGCCTTGATCGATGCCTGCCTGCCCGATGCGGTGGGCGGGCTGCTGGCGTTGAAGCTGCCCGACACGCTCAAGCAGCAGGCCGCTGGTGCAGGCCCGGCCCGTGTGGCGCAGACGGTGGAGCGCAGCGACAAATGGCTGGCTCAGACACCGCAGATGTTCCGCATCGCTGCCTTGCAGGCGGCGCTGCAGGCGGCGGGTGCTGCGGTGACCGACGAAGCCAGCGCCATGGAGCTGGCCGGTCACTCACCCAGGCTGGTGCCGGGTGGTGCGCAGAACTTCAAGGTGACCTATCCCGACGACTTCGCGCTGGCCGAGGCCGTGCTGCTGCAGCGCAAGGCGTGTGGCTAG
- the ispF gene encoding 2-C-methyl-D-erythritol 2,4-cyclodiphosphate synthase — protein sequence MNFRIGEGWDVHALVPGRKLILGGVEVPHSLGLLGHSDADVLLHAITDALFGAAALGDIGRHFSDTDAQFKGADSAVLLAEAARRVRAKGFEIGNIDSTIVAQAPKLAPHIEKMRERIAQVLELDVEQVNVKAKTAEKMGPVGQQQAMEARAVALLVRTA from the coding sequence ATGAATTTTCGTATTGGTGAAGGCTGGGATGTACATGCCCTGGTTCCCGGGCGCAAGCTGATTCTCGGCGGTGTCGAAGTGCCTCATAGCCTAGGGCTGCTCGGCCATTCGGATGCCGACGTGCTGCTGCACGCGATCACCGATGCGCTGTTCGGCGCTGCGGCGCTGGGCGATATCGGCCGCCATTTCTCGGATACCGACGCGCAGTTCAAGGGGGCGGACTCCGCCGTGCTGCTGGCCGAAGCTGCGAGGCGCGTGCGCGCCAAGGGCTTCGAGATCGGCAATATCGACAGCACCATCGTGGCCCAGGCACCCAAGCTGGCACCCCATATCGAGAAGATGCGCGAGCGCATTGCGCAGGTGCTGGAGCTGGATGTAGAGCAGGTCAACGTCAAGGCCAAGACCGCCGAGAAGATGGGACCCGTGGGACAGCAGCAGGCCATGGAAGCCCGTGCAGTGGCCTTGCTGGTACGGACTGCCTAG
- a CDS encoding GFA family protein, whose translation MQARCLCQAVLVTAPDTHEVHVCHCSMCRRWGEGPAFTLHGGTAVQTSGPITRYASSPWAERTFCSSCGTHLFYRLLASNEHFLSAGLFQDAQGLTLAQQIYIDEKPDYYALANDTPTLTGAEVQALYSDS comes from the coding sequence ATGCAAGCCCGATGCCTGTGCCAAGCCGTTCTCGTCACCGCGCCCGACACCCACGAAGTCCATGTCTGCCACTGCAGCATGTGCCGGCGCTGGGGAGAAGGCCCCGCCTTCACCCTGCATGGCGGCACAGCGGTGCAGACCAGCGGCCCTATCACGCGCTATGCATCCTCGCCCTGGGCGGAGCGGACCTTTTGCAGCAGCTGCGGCACCCATCTCTTCTACCGCCTGCTGGCCAGCAACGAGCATTTTCTGTCTGCCGGGCTGTTCCAGGATGCCCAGGGGCTGACACTGGCACAGCAGATCTATATCGACGAGAAGCCCGACTATTACGCGCTGGCCAACGACACCCCGACCCTGACCGGGGCCGAGGTGCAAGCCCTCTACAGCGATTCATGA